The following are encoded together in the Pirellulales bacterium genome:
- a CDS encoding protein kinase, whose product MTNATCDPDLLSHFLSGELSADVERQIVEHLNTCGQCQRQVERLAGGERWWQEAQVFLSPEREDAWSTTSIVLPLAEGDGDDDRDDDRDEEAAPPISLEFLSPTDDPHSLGRLRTYEVVGVVGRGGTGIVLKAFDGALNRLVAIKVLVPNLATSAAARRRFARESRAAAAVVHEHIVPIHAVSEQQGLPFIVMQYVPGRSLQQRLDQQGPLPIREILRIGMQTAAGLAAAHAQGLVHRDVKPANILLENGIERVLITDFGLARTVDEASLTCSGVIAGTPQYMAPEQARGDAVDYRTDLFSLGSVLYALCVGHSPFRAETTMGVLHRICKESPRPIQEANPEIPLWLSAIIARLHAKNPAKRYASASEVAEILQRHLARLQSPSGALGLSWTEAAQSARAWLGQHARRIGLWAGAAAAMVVVSVVLLKQFLPAGDDGQQTAAQAPGQSRTAVSAMIGTSEDPQSDRMWRQSVGELNSQIDRIEGELHASTPSPEPIRGEIMALLQRLDTLDAPLAEDSRVETDSH is encoded by the coding sequence ATGACAAACGCAACTTGTGATCCCGACCTGTTGTCGCATTTTCTTTCTGGCGAGCTTTCCGCCGACGTGGAACGGCAGATCGTCGAGCACTTGAACACCTGCGGTCAATGCCAGCGGCAAGTCGAGCGGCTCGCCGGCGGCGAACGCTGGTGGCAGGAGGCCCAGGTCTTTCTAAGTCCTGAGCGCGAAGATGCGTGGTCGACGACGTCGATCGTTCTGCCGCTCGCCGAAGGCGATGGCGACGACGATCGCGACGACGATCGCGACGAGGAGGCCGCGCCTCCCATCTCGCTGGAATTCCTGTCGCCGACCGACGATCCGCACAGCCTCGGCCGGCTGCGGACGTATGAAGTTGTGGGCGTCGTCGGCCGCGGCGGCACCGGAATCGTGCTGAAGGCATTCGACGGCGCCTTGAATCGGCTGGTCGCAATCAAAGTTTTGGTCCCGAACCTCGCGACCAGCGCCGCCGCTCGCAGACGGTTCGCCCGCGAGTCGCGGGCTGCCGCGGCCGTGGTGCACGAGCACATCGTGCCGATCCACGCGGTCAGCGAGCAGCAAGGCTTGCCGTTCATCGTAATGCAGTATGTGCCGGGCCGCTCGTTGCAACAGCGTCTCGATCAGCAAGGGCCGCTGCCGATCCGCGAAATCCTGCGAATTGGAATGCAGACGGCCGCGGGGCTGGCGGCGGCGCACGCTCAGGGACTCGTCCATCGCGACGTGAAGCCGGCGAACATCCTGCTCGAAAACGGCATCGAGCGGGTCTTGATCACCGATTTCGGCCTGGCCCGCACGGTCGATGAAGCGAGCCTGACCTGCTCGGGCGTGATCGCGGGCACGCCGCAGTACATGGCCCCCGAACAGGCCCGCGGCGACGCCGTCGACTACCGCACCGACCTGTTCAGTCTCGGAAGCGTGCTCTACGCCCTCTGTGTCGGGCATTCGCCGTTTCGCGCCGAGACGACGATGGGAGTGCTGCACCGCATCTGCAAGGAATCCCCGCGGCCGATTCAAGAGGCTAATCCGGAGATTCCGCTCTGGCTCTCGGCGATCATCGCGCGGCTGCACGCCAAGAACCCGGCCAAACGCTACGCGTCAGCGTCGGAAGTCGCGGAAATTCTGCAGCGCCACTTGGCGCGGCTGCAATCGCCCTCCGGGGCGCTCGGGCTTTCTTGGACTGAGGCCGCGCAGTCGGCCCGCGCGTGGCTGGGCCAGCACGCGCGACGAATCGGGCTTTGGGCCGGCGCCGCGGCGGCGATGGTCGTCGTGAGCGTCGTTCTGCTCAAGCAGTTCTTGCCGGCGGGCGATGACGGTCAGCAGACTGCCGCGCAGGCGCCCGGCCAGAGTCGCACCGCCGTCTCGGCGATGATCGGGACAAGCGAAGATCCGCAGTCGGATCGGATGTGGCGGCAATCGGTCGGCGAATTGAATTCGCAAATCGATCGGATCGAAGGCGAACTCCACGCCTCGACTCCCTCGCCGGAGCCGATCCGGGGAGAAATCATGGCGCTACTACAGCGACTCGACACCCTCGATGCTCCGCTCGCGGAGGACTCCCGAGTCGAGACCGATTCGCATTAA
- a CDS encoding sigma-70 family RNA polymerase sigma factor, with amino-acid sequence MNPAIDTRYSLLMRVCDPADSGAWGEFWRLYQPVVYRMARRFGLQDADANDLTQDVLAAVSLAIRTWQPDPERGRFRTWLYAIVRNKTIAAMRRRRTGDCGTGDTDTMRRLQAKPVEAGDAFELEVRRAAFHQAAERVRAQVQPATWEAFWRTSVMGEPIDKAADELRISTGSVYAARSRVLARLRSEIEAMLGEES; translated from the coding sequence ATGAATCCAGCCATTGACACTCGGTATTCGCTACTGATGCGGGTTTGCGACCCGGCGGACAGCGGAGCGTGGGGGGAGTTTTGGCGGCTGTATCAGCCGGTCGTCTATCGCATGGCGCGGCGGTTTGGCTTGCAGGACGCCGACGCCAACGATCTTACGCAAGACGTGCTAGCGGCGGTCTCTCTCGCGATCCGAACGTGGCAGCCAGATCCCGAGCGCGGACGATTTCGCACTTGGCTCTATGCGATCGTGAGAAATAAGACCATTGCCGCCATGCGCAGGCGCCGAACCGGCGATTGCGGCACGGGGGACACCGACACGATGCGCCGTCTGCAAGCCAAGCCGGTGGAGGCTGGCGACGCGTTCGAACTGGAAGTTCGCCGGGCGGCGTTTCACCAGGCCGCCGAGCGGGTGCGCGCGCAGGTGCAACCGGCCACTTGGGAAGCCTTCTGGCGAACCAGTGTGATGGGAGAGCCAATCGACAAAGCGGCCGACGAGCTGCGAATTTCGACTGGTTCGGTTTATGCCGCGCGGAGCAGAGTTTTGGCGCGGCTGCGGAGCGAGATTGAAGCGATGCTTGGCGAAGAATCGTGA
- a CDS encoding NPCBM/NEW2 domain-containing protein, whose protein sequence is MTSSPARYRFSFGCCHVFSMAMVVVSATVGLKAATIQMIDDKPVFVTATLSGFEGGTGWKVNSKDNPSSPFPSSNVLLLTNSNSDEARSAFYEKPMTIVAGASGFTVSFTYTPSGDKWADGAAFVLHNDPRGASALGGYRGALGVGTESDGTPIASSVEFEINIWKTPGIAWVSNGSTGTYDATGSVNVGSGNPIDVTLTYAPATTTLSVKLVDQVTKTTYSTSYRTLNVTSILGGSTAYIGFTGGGHRATQQISNFSYSVAGATLPRADDKSAAGPFKLTGFGGSGTGWKVNSDKGFFTPFPSANTLQLTDNTDGARSAFYEKPAPVIAGHRGFAASFTYKASGNKQADGVAFVLQNDPRSASALGSHGGSFGVGASHDDAPISPSVEFEINLYSKPGVAWRSNGETGSYDSTGSVNVASGHPIDINLSYDPATTTLSAKLIDQTTKATYSTAYTTLDVAKILGGPTAYVGLTGACGGFASIQQVSNFSYSLGDTTGSSAGADRIVGYESRSLVVKPATEAVEKKIALADIISIILDDKDRAAPGTSAKSDHSAASSGSQKPGARWRVELSPTDHITASIGNWTDGQLTLAIDSLKSATLRVPVDRVRAIWSSNAAKVKQAQDLNVAVESLDVAFVESDGKVKSVAGVADGLDGEFLKFKYEGAERKIKLDRLVGVLLAQRELPAEKSLYETFALSSGDVVSGRIEALEGGTFHIAPLWTAPADDRAGFSLPLAALARIEIVGGRVAWVGDLKPIAVTQVPYFDRLMPYRVNESLTGGPLALADGVVARGIAVHSKCVLTYDIGGGFERFRTKLGFQQPEGKIGRAAVRVLGDGKVLWQDSDLKGDAAPTVLDLNVAAAKTLTLEVGFGKNQDVAGRVVWGEARLIRKQ, encoded by the coding sequence ATGGTCGTGGTTTCCGCCACCGTCGGACTGAAGGCCGCAACCATTCAGATGATCGACGACAAGCCGGTATTCGTGACGGCCACCCTTTCCGGTTTTGAAGGTGGCACCGGCTGGAAGGTCAACAGCAAAGACAATCCGTCTTCGCCCTTTCCGTCGTCGAACGTCCTGCTCTTAACCAACAGCAATTCCGACGAAGCCCGCAGTGCGTTTTATGAAAAGCCAATGACGATCGTCGCCGGCGCCAGCGGCTTCACCGTTTCGTTCACTTACACTCCGTCCGGCGACAAATGGGCTGACGGCGCGGCGTTCGTCCTGCACAACGATCCGCGCGGCGCGTCGGCGCTTGGCGGATACCGCGGGGCGCTTGGTGTTGGAACTGAGAGCGACGGAACCCCTATCGCGTCCAGCGTGGAGTTCGAGATCAATATTTGGAAGACGCCCGGCATCGCCTGGGTTAGCAATGGCAGCACGGGGACGTACGACGCGACCGGATCGGTCAATGTCGGCAGCGGCAACCCGATCGACGTGACTCTGACGTATGCGCCCGCGACAACTACTCTCTCGGTCAAACTGGTCGATCAAGTGACCAAGACAACTTACTCCACTTCGTACCGTACGCTCAACGTGACGAGCATTCTGGGAGGTTCAACGGCCTACATCGGATTCACGGGCGGCGGCCATCGGGCGACTCAGCAGATCAGCAATTTCTCGTATTCCGTCGCCGGCGCAACTCTGCCGAGGGCCGACGACAAATCGGCCGCCGGGCCGTTCAAGCTGACAGGGTTCGGCGGCTCTGGCACGGGTTGGAAGGTCAACAGCGACAAAGGATTCTTTACGCCATTTCCCTCGGCGAACACATTGCAACTGACCGATAACACCGACGGCGCCCGCAGCGCGTTCTATGAAAAGCCGGCGCCGGTCATCGCCGGCCACCGCGGATTCGCGGCGTCGTTCACGTACAAAGCGTCAGGTAATAAGCAGGCCGATGGGGTCGCGTTCGTCTTGCAGAACGATCCCCGCAGCGCCTCGGCTCTCGGCAGTCACGGCGGATCGTTTGGAGTTGGCGCCAGCCACGACGACGCTCCGATCTCGCCTAGCGTTGAGTTTGAGATCAACCTCTATTCGAAGCCCGGTGTCGCATGGCGGAGCAATGGCGAGACCGGGTCGTACGATTCGACCGGATCGGTCAACGTCGCCAGCGGTCATCCGATCGACATCAACTTGAGCTACGATCCCGCGACGACGACCCTCTCGGCCAAGCTTATCGATCAAACCACGAAGGCAACCTATTCCACGGCGTACACGACGCTCGACGTGGCGAAGATCTTAGGCGGTCCGACGGCCTACGTCGGATTGACCGGCGCCTGCGGCGGCTTTGCTTCGATACAACAGGTCAGCAATTTCTCCTATTCCCTCGGCGACACAACCGGATCGTCCGCCGGCGCCGATCGAATCGTCGGATACGAAAGCCGCTCGCTGGTCGTGAAGCCCGCCACCGAGGCCGTCGAGAAGAAGATCGCACTCGCGGACATTATTTCGATCATCCTGGACGACAAAGACCGCGCCGCGCCGGGGACATCGGCCAAGTCGGATCACTCGGCCGCTTCCAGCGGCTCACAAAAACCGGGCGCCCGGTGGCGCGTCGAGTTGTCGCCGACCGACCATATCACCGCCTCGATCGGCAATTGGACGGACGGCCAGTTGACGCTCGCCATCGATTCGCTCAAATCGGCGACACTGAGAGTCCCGGTCGATCGGGTGCGCGCGATCTGGTCGAGCAACGCCGCCAAAGTAAAGCAAGCCCAAGACCTGAACGTCGCCGTCGAATCGCTAGATGTTGCATTTGTCGAAAGCGACGGCAAGGTGAAGTCGGTGGCGGGCGTTGCCGACGGGTTGGACGGTGAGTTTCTCAAATTCAAATATGAAGGGGCGGAGCGAAAGATCAAACTGGATCGCTTGGTGGGTGTATTGCTGGCGCAGCGCGAGTTGCCGGCCGAAAAATCACTGTACGAAACATTTGCTCTCTCAAGCGGTGATGTCGTTTCCGGCCGGATCGAAGCGCTGGAAGGCGGCACTTTCCACATCGCGCCGTTGTGGACGGCTCCGGCAGATGATCGAGCTGGCTTCAGCCTTCCTTTGGCAGCGCTCGCCAGAATCGAGATCGTCGGTGGGCGAGTCGCTTGGGTCGGCGACCTCAAGCCGATCGCGGTCACACAAGTCCCCTATTTCGACCGGCTCATGCCCTATAGAGTGAATGAAAGCCTGACCGGCGGTCCGCTGGCCCTGGCCGATGGTGTCGTCGCCCGCGGCATCGCCGTCCATTCGAAGTGCGTGCTGACCTATGATATCGGCGGCGGCTTCGAGCGGTTTCGAACCAAGCTCGGATTTCAACAGCCGGAGGGAAAAATCGGCCGCGCAGCCGTCCGAGTTCTCGGCGATGGAAAGGTGCTTTGGCAAGATTCCGATCTGAAAGGAGACGCCGCGCCGACCGTGCTCGACCTGAACGTGGCTGCCGCCAAGACGCTTACTCTCGAAGTGGGTTTCGGAAAGAACCAAGACGTCGCCGGCCGCGTCGTCTGGGGTGAGGCGCGGCTGATTCGAAAGCAATAG